Proteins from a genomic interval of Scatophagus argus isolate fScaArg1 chromosome 6, fScaArg1.pri, whole genome shotgun sequence:
- the tmem161a gene encoding transmembrane protein 161A: MALMGIQLVVSLLAASIMQRMAPHCSFARWLLCNGSLYRFKHPSEGELCALAGKQMPKPNRRDRRQNGETKPLTVPRDINLHLEKAPVNAIDALVLRFFLEYQWLVDFAVYATGVFLFTECYYSVVDARKEVNIGAIWCVLTVLFGLKTLHTLMSHYFRSEEGGERSVCLAFGFLSLLVAMLVLVVKEDYLEFGLESGFSSLFDNLEIFAKQQGYADWSIPVTKLTVKLGLAAVCAYIGSLLAFPGLRLAQTHLDAVQMNTDRPLIQILLHMSFLSPVIVLVLWVKPIARDFLANAPMGKTSITIVSSAMFDSMRLWIIVALCVLRLALTRYHMQAYLNLAQKWVEQMKKEAGRIAAIDIQRKVTRIFCYLTVVTLQYLVPIFLILFSTLALKALGDFSWGAGAEDTPGVTPALVMPTAAPVLHGGLDEDEEGVEDMEEDIQATVARLSETFTALRSVLTPVFFRGFFAFLTWWVAACQVISSLFGIYFHQYLMQN; encoded by the exons GCGCTGATGGGAATTCAGCTGGTGGTCAGCTTGCTGGCTGCCAGCATTATGCAGAGGATGGCTCCACATTGCTCATTTGCACGGTGGCTTCTCTGCAATGGCAG TTTGTACCGGTTCAAACACCCTTCAGAAGGAGAGCTGTGTGCACTGGCTGGAAAGCAGATGCCCAAACCCAACCGGAGAGACAG AAGACAGAATGGGGAGACCAAGCCTCTCACTGTGCCCAGGGACATCAACCTTCACCTGGAGAAAGCTCCAGTCAATGCCATTGATGCCCTtg TGCTGCGTTTTTTCCTGGAGTACCAGTGGCTGGTAGATTTTGCAGTCTACGCAACAGGTGTCTTCTTGTTCACTGAGTGTTACTACAGTGTTGTAGATGCCAGAAAAGAGGTCAATATCGGAGCCATCTGGTGCGTCCTGACTGTTCTCTTTGGCCT AAAAACTCTTCACACTCTCATGAGCCACTACTTCCGCTCTGAAGAGGGTGGTGAGCGCTCAGTCTGCCTTGCCTTTGGCTTCTTGTCTCTACTTGTGGCCATGCTGGTGCTGGTGGTCAAAGAGGACTACCTGGAGTTTGGCTTGGAGTCAGGCTTTTCCAGTCTCTTTGACAATTTGGAAATTTTTGCTAAACAGCAGGGCTATGCTGATTGGTC AATCCCTGTGACCAAGCTGACAGTGAAGCTCGGTctggctgctgtctgtgcttACATCGGTTCACTCCTGGCTTTCCCTGGCCTGCGACTTGCTCAGACTCATCTAGATGCTGTACAGATGAACACAGACCGCCCACTCATCCA GATTCTGCTGCATATGAGTTTCCTTTCTCCAGTCATTGTGTTGGTTCTGTGGGTAAAACCCATTGCAAGGGACTTCCTGGCCAATGCACCTATGGGAAAGACCTCTATCACAAT AGTGTCCAGTGCAATGTTCGACAGCATGCGCCTGTGGATCATCGTGGCATTGTGTGTGCTGCGGCTAGCATTGACTCGTTACCACATGCAGGCCTACCTCAATCTGGCTCAGAAGTGGGTGGAGCAGATGAAGAAGGAAGCGGGACGTATTGCTGCGATTGATATTCAGAGAAAG gtcaCGCGTATCTTTTGCTACCTGACTGTAGTTACACTCCAGTATTTGGTTCCTATTTTTCTGATCCTGTTCTCCACACTGGCACTCAAGGCACTTG GGGACTTTTCCTGGGGGGCTGGTGCAGAGGACACCCCTGGGGTGACACCAGCCCTGGTGATGCCCACCGCAGCACCTGTGCTGCACGGTGGTCTcgatgaagatgaagaggggGTGGAGGATATGGAGGAGGACATACAGGCCACAGTAGCACGCCTTTCAGAGACCTTTACTGCACTGCGGTCTGTCCTAACTCCAGTGTTCTTCCGAGGTTTCTTTGCCTTCCTCACGTGGTGGGTGGCTGCCTGTCAGGTCATCAGTTCTTTGTTTGGAATCTACTTCCACCAGTACCTTATGCAGAACTAA